A genome region from Anastrepha ludens isolate Willacy chromosome 3, idAnaLude1.1, whole genome shotgun sequence includes the following:
- the LOC128856748 gene encoding uncharacterized protein LOC128856748 has product MRPLLLLGVFVFVSLSIYQVDSATTTTTEETTADDDDDDDSTTTTTAASSTSCTNSCRRVRKPVCARVGGVKRTFINLCYMKAAKRCARIKGRKNVVFLHRNACSRKSG; this is encoded by the exons GGAGTTTTCGTCTTTGTGTCGTTGTCTATTTATCAGGTTGATTCTGCTACTACGACCACAACTGAAGAAACTACggccgatgatgatgatgatgacgactcTACTACCACGACCACTGCCGCATCTTCAACGAGTTGTACAAACTCCTGTCGTCGTGTTCGTAAACCAGTTTGTGCTAGGGTCGGTGGCGTTAAACGAACTTTCATTAATCTCTGCTACATGAAAGCGGCTAAGCGCTGTGCACGCATCAAGGGTAGAAAAA ATGTAGTATTCTTGCATCGAAATGCATGTAGTCGGAAATCTGGATAA